One genomic window of Micromonospora sp. WMMD1128 includes the following:
- a CDS encoding GNAT family N-acetyltransferase: MIPPTVDAALGRIHLRDLSTDPDPALLRRAYQEVLEPSFPSDQLVSFDSIATCDATWAAVALHDGSPVGVIVTDTFERVLLLSYLAVRPGLRGSGVGAVLLDHVLPAWRRRAEAEVVLAEVEDPRAHAAGDFGDPAARLRFYQRAGFGLLPVPFVQPRVRDDEPRERGMFLAARPGDAAVPQDLVRSFVVGYYEDAEGPDVHDDPEFAALLAAVERQPAALTPLPPDRYAEIPTLDVATELLRRDYPATAAALDLFATDDRAGAVLDAVWARVLARLAAGERLPRPRVAVLTALLDALSDDGLLFVSADPADEGVLQWWFAGEDDPWAGWWRTDPPEWTDDMPLKHLVAQAVRRLPPLPRVALVLADVLGVAPAEAAPLVGRDEQEYQELVGAARAEVVALIDKRLDGEEQDGRLPAL, translated from the coding sequence ATGATCCCGCCGACCGTCGACGCGGCCCTCGGGCGGATCCATCTACGTGACCTGTCGACGGATCCGGACCCCGCGCTGCTGCGGCGGGCATACCAGGAGGTTCTCGAGCCCAGCTTCCCGTCTGACCAGCTGGTGAGCTTCGACTCCATCGCCACGTGCGACGCGACGTGGGCCGCCGTCGCCCTGCACGACGGCTCTCCCGTCGGCGTCATCGTGACCGACACCTTCGAGCGGGTGCTGCTGCTGAGCTATCTGGCCGTCCGCCCCGGCCTGCGGGGCAGCGGGGTCGGTGCGGTCCTGCTCGACCACGTGTTGCCGGCGTGGCGGCGGCGCGCCGAAGCCGAGGTGGTGCTCGCCGAGGTCGAGGACCCCCGCGCGCACGCCGCCGGTGACTTCGGCGACCCCGCCGCCCGGCTGCGCTTCTACCAGCGCGCCGGCTTCGGCCTGCTGCCCGTCCCCTTCGTCCAACCACGGGTACGCGACGACGAGCCCCGGGAACGCGGCATGTTCCTCGCCGCCCGTCCCGGCGACGCGGCGGTCCCGCAGGACCTCGTCCGGTCGTTCGTCGTCGGCTACTACGAAGACGCCGAAGGGCCGGACGTCCACGACGACCCCGAATTCGCCGCCCTGCTGGCGGCCGTCGAACGGCAGCCGGCCGCGCTCACCCCGCTGCCCCCCGACCGGTACGCGGAGATACCGACCCTCGACGTGGCGACCGAACTGCTCCGCCGGGACTACCCGGCGACCGCCGCCGCGCTCGACCTGTTCGCCACCGACGACCGTGCCGGGGCCGTGCTCGACGCCGTCTGGGCGCGCGTGCTGGCCCGGCTCGCCGCCGGCGAACGGCTGCCCCGACCACGGGTCGCCGTGCTGACCGCGCTGCTCGACGCGTTGTCGGACGACGGGCTGCTCTTCGTCTCGGCGGATCCGGCCGACGAGGGCGTGCTCCAGTGGTGGTTCGCCGGCGAGGACGACCCGTGGGCCGGGTGGTGGCGCACCGACCCGCCGGAGTGGACCGACGACATGCCGCTGAAGCACCTGGTCGCGCAGGCCGTCCGGCGGCTGCCCCCGCTGCCACGGGTCGCCCTCGTCCTGGCCGACGTGCTCGGCGTCGCGCCCGCCGAGGCGGCCCCCCTCGTCGGGCGCGACGAACAGGAATACCAGGAACTGGTCGGCGCCGCCCGCGCCGAGGTGGTCGCGCTCATCGACAAGCGACTCGACGGGGAGGAACAGGATGGACGCCTTCCTGCGCTGTGA
- a CDS encoding DUF3499 domain-containing protein yields MRSPRRCSRNGCPRQAVATLTYVYNESTAVVGPLAAFAEPHTYDLCEQHARSLTAPRGWDVVRHEGEFEPPPPTTDDLVALAEAVREAARPAPPRPPEDDKSKPPTPQQGRRGHLRVIPPNH; encoded by the coding sequence GTGAGGTCACCACGGCGCTGCTCCCGTAACGGCTGCCCCCGGCAAGCGGTCGCCACATTGACCTATGTCTACAACGAGTCGACGGCGGTGGTGGGCCCGCTCGCGGCGTTCGCCGAGCCGCACACGTATGACCTGTGTGAGCAGCACGCCCGCAGCCTGACCGCGCCGCGCGGATGGGACGTGGTGCGGCACGAGGGCGAGTTCGAGCCGCCGCCGCCCACCACAGACGACCTCGTCGCGCTGGCCGAGGCGGTCCGGGAGGCCGCCCGCCCGGCCCCACCCCGTCCGCCCGAGGACGACAAGTCCAAGCCCCCGACCCCCCAGCAGGGCCGCCGGGGCCATCTCCGGGTGATCCCGCCCAACCACTGA
- a CDS encoding metallopeptidase family protein, producing the protein MTSPQNRRPGSGRRTHRDRHGRGLRGRLVPATVPLARTKAEVFDDLVLDTVETLERRFAKELAGVEFAVEDVPPDLNVYDSDVLEDGEVPLARLLPGRPGRQEVPPRIVLYRRPLEFRAMDREDLADLVHDVIIEQVANLLGVDPDELA; encoded by the coding sequence ATGACGAGCCCGCAGAACCGCCGCCCCGGCTCCGGCCGGCGCACCCATCGCGACCGGCACGGTCGAGGGCTGCGCGGGCGGCTGGTGCCGGCCACCGTGCCGCTGGCCCGGACCAAGGCCGAGGTCTTCGACGACCTGGTGCTCGACACGGTGGAGACGCTCGAACGCCGGTTCGCCAAGGAGCTGGCCGGGGTGGAGTTCGCCGTCGAGGACGTGCCGCCGGATTTGAACGTCTACGACTCGGACGTGCTGGAGGACGGCGAGGTGCCGCTCGCCCGGCTCCTGCCGGGCCGCCCCGGCCGGCAGGAGGTGCCGCCGCGCATCGTGCTCTACCGGCGGCCACTGGAGTTCCGCGCGATGGACCGGGAGGACCTGGCGGATCTCGTGCACGACGTGATCATCGAGCAGGTGGCGAACCTGCTCGGGGTCGACCCCGACGAGTTGGCCTGA
- a CDS encoding WhiB family transcriptional regulator, which yields MDGQLEVADLLGNAPEWQERALCSQTDPEAFFPEKGGSTREAKRICSRCEVKTECLEYALGHDERFGIWGGLSERERRKLKRRVAA from the coding sequence ATGGACGGCCAGCTCGAGGTGGCCGACCTGCTCGGGAACGCGCCGGAGTGGCAGGAGCGGGCGCTCTGCTCGCAGACCGACCCGGAGGCGTTCTTTCCCGAGAAGGGCGGCTCGACCCGCGAGGCGAAGCGCATCTGCTCGCGGTGTGAAGTCAAGACGGAATGTCTGGAGTACGCGCTCGGCCACGACGAGCGGTTCGGGATCTGGGGCGGCCTCTCCGAACGGGAGCGGCGCAAGCTCAAGCGGCGCGTCGCCGCCTGA
- a CDS encoding phospholipase, with amino-acid sequence MHNHRHHDLGPSFSGSVMLDLGGDSGALIIHTGRDLHGREIEISRADRDGPRTHSAVRERHVQDGVFHSAVYPDLEAGVYTVWWDEDTPAGTISVPGGSIAEFVWPTSSPTRND; translated from the coding sequence ATGCACAACCACCGGCACCACGACCTCGGGCCGTCGTTCAGTGGCAGCGTCATGCTGGACCTCGGTGGCGACTCCGGCGCGCTGATCATCCACACCGGGCGGGACCTGCACGGGCGCGAGATCGAGATCAGCCGTGCGGACCGGGACGGCCCGCGTACCCACTCCGCTGTGCGGGAACGGCATGTCCAGGACGGCGTGTTCCACAGTGCGGTCTACCCGGACCTGGAAGCGGGCGTTTATACCGTCTGGTGGGACGAGGACACGCCCGCCGGCACGATTTCCGTCCCCGGCGGGTCGATCGCCGAGTTCGTCTGGCCGACCAGCTCACCGACCAGAAACGACTGA